The window CCACAGAGCACGGCGGCATTACGCAGAAACTGGGTGCTTACCACGTTGACATCAAGGGAAGGAAGATCGTCTTCCTGGATACCCCCGGTCATGAAGCCTTTACCATGATGAGAGCAAGGGGGGCAAGAGTCACGGACATCGTCGTCCTCGTCGTAGCCGCTGATGATGGTGTTAAGCCCCAGACTCTCGAAGCAATCAACCACGCTCGCGCTGCCGACGTGCCCATAGTCGTTGCTATCAACAAGATAGACAAGCCGGAGGCTAACCCGGACCGGGTTAAGAAACAGCTTGCAGAGCATGACATCCTGATCGAGGAGTGGGGTGGAAAGATCGTCTGTGTGGAAGTCTCCGCCAAGCAGAGGAAAAATCTGGATCTTCTCCTGGAAATGATCCTTCTAGTCGCCGACATGGCGGAGCTCAAGGCAGATCCGAATCGGATAGCAGCAGGAACCGTTCTCGAAGCAAGGCTTGACAAGACAAAAGGACCGGTGGCGACTGTCCTCGTGCAGAACGGAACGCTGAAAGATGGCGATCCTTTTATTGTGGGTGTAATAAACGGAAAGGTCAGAGCCATGTTCGATGACCGCGGCAACAGGGTGAGAAAAGCCGGACCCTCCACTCCTGTTGAAGTGCTCGGCCTGGAAGGGCCGCCGAAAGCAGGCGACAAGTTCCAGGTCATCGCCGAGGAATGGAGGGCAAGACAGATCGGCTCCTACAGGCAGTCCAAGCTCAGAGAGGAAAGACTGGCGAAGAGTTCCCGCCTGACGCTGGAAGATCTCCACCAGAAGATCGCGGAGGGAACCGTTAAGGAACTTCCCCTCATCCTCAAGGCTGACACGCAGGGCTCCATCGAAGTCCTGGCAAAGACCATCGCTGATCTTAGCACGGAAAAGATCAAGATAAGGACCATCCACAGCGCTCCCGGCGCCATTACCGAAACCGACGTCCTGCTGGCATCCGCCTCTAATGCCATTATCATCGGATTCAGTGTCCGTCCGGAAAGGAGCGCCGCTGATCTCGCCGAAAAAGAAAAAGTGGACATCAGGCTGCACACGGTCATCTACAACATTACAAATGAGATCAAAAATGCCATGGCCGGGCTTCTCGAACCGACCTTCAGGGAAGTCTATCTGGGAAGAGCGGAAGTCAAGGAAACCTTCAGGATCTCCAAAGTCGGGACCATTGCCGGGTGCGCCGTCATTGATGGAAAGATCCTCCGTAGCGCCGATGTGAGGCTTCTGAGGGACAACATCGTCATCTACGAAGGTAAGATCACATCTCTAAAGCGCTTCAAGGATGACGCATCGGAAGTCAAGTCCGGGCTCGAGTGCGGAATCGGGATCGAAAAGTTCAACGACATCAAGATCGGCGACCAGATCGAAGCCTTCAGGATGGAAAAGGTCATCGAAAAAAGCATTTAGTCATCTCACCCTGTATGAGAATCGGGTTATATACATTCAAGATCTTCCTCCCTGCTTGCCATTCCCTCAAGGATAAAAGGAGAGTCATCAAAAGCATTAAAGATCGAATGAGGTCCCGGTACAACGTCGCAGTTTCTGAAGTGGATGGTCACGACCTCTGGCAGAGTTCGACCATCGCCATTGTGTCTGTTTCCAACGAGGATTCGCTTCTCGAAGAGACCTTCCAGAAGATCCATGGCGAGATAGAGAACATGCTCCCCGGGAACATCATCGAAGAGAAAGTCGAATTCTTCTGAAATAGCGGAGGCGGCTCTCTGAGAAAGAACGATAATGAAAGGAAAAAGAACTGAACGCGTGGCCGATCTCTTCCGGAAGGAGATCAGCGACATAATACTCAAAGAGGTGAAAGATCCTGGAGTCGGTTTCATAACCGTGACTGGCGTAGACGTCTCCAGAGACCTGAAGCACGCCCGCGTATACATCTCCTCCATTGAGAAGGATGCTGAAATGAGAGGAAAGATTCTGGCCGCGCTCGAGAGAGCATCGGGATTCATCCGGCACAGGATGTACAAAAACCTGAGGCTTAAATATTCCCCCGAGCTCAGATTTCTCATTGACGAATCGATCGACACGGGGTTCCGGATCGATGAGATACTGAAAGAAATGGGAGATGAGGAGGGAAAAAAGTGACGCCTCAGTTATTGGAGTTCACCGAGCGAGATGGATGGAATCCTCCTGATTGACAAGCCACCCGGGATAACTTCCCATGACGTCGTGGGCCAGGCCAGGAAACGTCTCGGGATGAGACGAATCGGGCATACAGGAACGCTGGATCCGATGGCAACGGGACTCCTGATCCTGTGCCTGGGCAGAGCTACGCGGCTTGCAAGCTTCATCGCCCGTGAAGATAAGGTTTATAGGGGACGGATCACCCTGGGAGTCGCTACCGACACCTATGACGCGGATGGGAAGGTAGTTTCATCTTCGAGCATCAAAAGTTTATCTAAAGCATCCATTCAGAAGATTGCCCGCACTCTGACTGGCAGGATCAAACAGACTCCCCCACCCTACTCGGCAAAGAAGGTATCGGGAGAAAGATCGTACAATCTGGCCAGGAAAGGACAGGCTCCGGAGCTAAAGCCTGTGGATGTCTCTGTTCACTCTTTTAAAGTGACGTCGCTCAAGAAGAACTGCATCTATTTTGAAGCCAGTGTCTCCGCCGGAACGTACATACGGTCTCTTGCCCACGATCTCGGCAGGATTCTGGGATGTGGAGCTCATCTGAGCGAGCTCAAGAGGATCGTCTGTGGCGGCTTCCATCTGAGCGATGCTCATGACCTGTCCATATTCAAGAAATCCACGAATGCAGATCTCCGGAGAATCGTCATCCCCCTCTCAAAGATTTCACTCAGGCTTCCTTCCATATTTCTTGACGAGGATGGCGCCACTATTTTCAAGCGCGGAAACCCTGTTCCGGAGTCCCGCTGCATCAGGACAATCGGCACATTGGATGGAAAAGAGGTCCAGGTACATTCCAAAGAAGGAAGATTTCTGGGCATTGGATTATCTTCGTCTATCTCTGATAAGACCTCCAGACTTGCGGTAGTCCAGCCGAAGGTCGTTCTCTCATCTCATGCATAGAGAAAAAGAATGAGGAATCCAATGAAGAACCCTGGAAATTAAAATAAATGATATCGCGAGGTGAATATGAATGACCAGAAGAAACTGCGACTGAGAAAGAGAGAACCGATTGCGGAAGGAAGGATCTTCCGCTTTGAGAAACCGGATAGCATCAGAACAGATTTTCTCACCGTCATTCCTTACAGAGGAATGGAACAGTCGATCCAGTACAAGACTTCCGAATTTTCAGCAGTCTGCCCCTTTTCAGGGCTTCCAGATATCGGAACGATCTTCGTGGAATATATCCCCGGCAGCAAGATCGTGGAGTTGAAATCATTGAAATACTATCTTGTTTCCTTCCGCAACGTGGGAATCTATCAGGAGGAAGCTACCAACAGGATCTTTAAGGACCTCTATCTACTTCTGAGACCGAAATACATGAAAGTGGCTACCATTTACAACACGCGCGGCGGGATCGATTCCACATGCTCCATTGAAAGAGGAAGAAAGTCCTCGAATCGATCCAGGATCCTTAAGCCTTGAGCCACCCCGCCCGCAGTATCGCCAGACGAGCCAGCCCGGATAGTATGAGAACCGCGCCAAAAGTTGTCACTACGGTCGAACCCGTGGGAAGATCGAAGAGCGCTGAGAAGTAAAGACCCAGGATGCTTACCAGAAAGCCGATTGTCCATCCTATGGCGAGCCTCTTTCCGATGCTGTTAGTGAAAAGCATTGCACAGACAGAGGGTATAACGAGGTAGCTGAAGACGAGAAGGACACCGGCTATCTTGACCGAGCTGGTGACTACAATCCCGAACGTAACGTAAAAGAGGAAGTCCCAGAAGCGGATAAACAGCCCGAGGCGGCGCGCTTCCTGGAGATTCATGGAGATCAGCATGAATTTGCGGCGTAATAGATAGTGGATGATTCCGATTGCAAGGTAGATGGTGAGGGTCACCCAGACATCATTCCACGTGACATAGAGAACGCTTCCAACGAGCATTGATTTGATGGCCTCATGGCCATGCGGTGCTCGATCGAGGATCAATATTGCCGCCGAAGAACCGACGGCATAGACGACACCGATAATCGCTTCCTGGGGAATCCGTTCTTCCCTCATGCGGCTCAGGGCAAAAATCGCCGCTCCGATGAATGTGAAGAAAAGGGAAGTCAGATAGGCTTCCTGGCTCTGGAGATCATATCCTCCAAGGAGAGCCGTGGTGGCTCCGAGGGCGGCTACCTGAGCCAGCGAAAGATCAACAAAAATGACCCCGCGGCTGACCACATGGAGCCCAAGATAGCAATGGATTCCTGCGAGAATCAAACAGATGGCAAATGGGGCGGCAAGCAACCCGATTATCTCGGACATAAATCCCTCCTTAAGGCCTCCGTCTATGGCTGACTTTCAAATGCATGAA is drawn from Acidobacteriota bacterium and contains these coding sequences:
- the truB gene encoding tRNA pseudouridine(55) synthase TruB, whose protein sequence is MDGILLIDKPPGITSHDVVGQARKRLGMRRIGHTGTLDPMATGLLILCLGRATRLASFIAREDKVYRGRITLGVATDTYDADGKVVSSSSIKSLSKASIQKIARTLTGRIKQTPPPYSAKKVSGERSYNLARKGQAPELKPVDVSVHSFKVTSLKKNCIYFEASVSAGTYIRSLAHDLGRILGCGAHLSELKRIVCGGFHLSDAHDLSIFKKSTNADLRRIVIPLSKISLRLPSIFLDEDGATIFKRGNPVPESRCIRTIGTLDGKEVQVHSKEGRFLGIGLSSSISDKTSRLAVVQPKVVLSSHA
- the infB gene encoding translation initiation factor IF-2, whose amino-acid sequence is MDKVRIYQLVKKLKVDEELIFDILADLGISVKSDMEPVNADVAREIKDQITEIKKIEKERLKKEMAKAKKKEREAKAAEKRRLALEKKKAARKKEEVPAEVPVIAVEAEEEVMAESRKVAAEVKPEAKVVEIKRAIKPEKKVAEKPKAIGAKIYKAQKAKVKPVEVKPMPPATPAVPIKRRLKPVAIIRGEAKEVREAKEKEREVRSASLEALRLPTPSRPKPIKPKEKISVAPPPLKIVKPPIEEAPPVVRDIMLTEGVTVKELAEKTGIKSKDIIKKIMGKGLFVTINQPLDNEMAKWVSSEFHFNPTIISFEEEAVQQDLEEIKGENLVPRDPVVTIMGHVDHGKTSLLDAIRESNIIATEHGGITQKLGAYHVDIKGRKIVFLDTPGHEAFTMMRARGARVTDIVVLVVAADDGVKPQTLEAINHARAADVPIVVAINKIDKPEANPDRVKKQLAEHDILIEEWGGKIVCVEVSAKQRKNLDLLLEMILLVADMAELKADPNRIAAGTVLEARLDKTKGPVATVLVQNGTLKDGDPFIVGVINGKVRAMFDDRGNRVRKAGPSTPVEVLGLEGPPKAGDKFQVIAEEWRARQIGSYRQSKLREERLAKSSRLTLEDLHQKIAEGTVKELPLILKADTQGSIEVLAKTIADLSTEKIKIRTIHSAPGAITETDVLLASASNAIIIGFSVRPERSAADLAEKEKVDIRLHTVIYNITNEIKNAMAGLLEPTFREVYLGRAEVKETFRISKVGTIAGCAVIDGKILRSADVRLLRDNIVIYEGKITSLKRFKDDASEVKSGLECGIGIEKFNDIKIGDQIEAFRMEKVIEKSI
- the queF gene encoding preQ(1) synthase produces the protein MNDQKKLRLRKREPIAEGRIFRFEKPDSIRTDFLTVIPYRGMEQSIQYKTSEFSAVCPFSGLPDIGTIFVEYIPGSKIVELKSLKYYLVSFRNVGIYQEEATNRIFKDLYLLLRPKYMKVATIYNTRGGIDSTCSIERGRKSSNRSRILKP
- a CDS encoding metal ABC transporter permease, which translates into the protein MSEIIGLLAAPFAICLILAGIHCYLGLHVVSRGVIFVDLSLAQVAALGATTALLGGYDLQSQEAYLTSLFFTFIGAAIFALSRMREERIPQEAIIGVVYAVGSSAAILILDRAPHGHEAIKSMLVGSVLYVTWNDVWVTLTIYLAIGIIHYLLRRKFMLISMNLQEARRLGLFIRFWDFLFYVTFGIVVTSSVKIAGVLLVFSYLVIPSVCAMLFTNSIGKRLAIGWTIGFLVSILGLYFSALFDLPTGSTVVTTFGAVLILSGLARLAILRAGWLKA
- a CDS encoding DUF503 domain-containing protein, with protein sequence MRIGLYTFKIFLPACHSLKDKRRVIKSIKDRMRSRYNVAVSEVDGHDLWQSSTIAIVSVSNEDSLLEETFQKIHGEIENMLPGNIIEEKVEFF
- the rbfA gene encoding 30S ribosome-binding factor RbfA yields the protein MKGKRTERVADLFRKEISDIILKEVKDPGVGFITVTGVDVSRDLKHARVYISSIEKDAEMRGKILAALERASGFIRHRMYKNLRLKYSPELRFLIDESIDTGFRIDEILKEMGDEEGKK